Proteins encoded within one genomic window of Streptomyces taklimakanensis:
- a CDS encoding TetR/AcrR family transcriptional regulator, whose product MKPTDGMSGSAAAEEPVPATRERIIRAASRLMQRQGYDGTGIKQISQESQATLGSVYHFFPGGKQELALAAISRGDQEFVELLRSALVSDPDPARAVIVLTRNLAESLRASDWADGCPITTTALGTVGRLPDIQAAAADAFARWRGVVFDRLLESGVGESDARDLAHTVISTLEGAELAAQVSRSSRPLEVAGQHLSRLIVSYR is encoded by the coding sequence ATGAAGCCAACGGACGGTATGAGTGGATCGGCAGCCGCCGAGGAGCCGGTGCCCGCGACGCGGGAACGCATCATCCGCGCGGCTTCGCGGCTCATGCAACGGCAGGGCTACGACGGCACGGGCATCAAACAGATCTCGCAGGAGTCCCAGGCCACGCTCGGCTCTGTCTATCACTTCTTCCCCGGTGGCAAACAGGAGCTGGCCCTCGCGGCCATCAGTCGCGGGGACCAGGAATTCGTCGAACTCCTGAGGTCCGCACTGGTCAGCGACCCCGACCCGGCGAGGGCGGTGATCGTGCTCACCCGGAACTTGGCGGAGAGCCTGCGCGCCTCCGACTGGGCCGACGGCTGCCCGATCACCACCACCGCTCTGGGCACCGTGGGCCGGCTGCCGGACATCCAGGCGGCCGCGGCAGACGCCTTCGCCCGCTGGCGCGGTGTCGTCTTCGACCGGCTCCTGGAATCCGGTGTCGGCGAGAGCGACGCCCGCGACCTCGCCCACACGGTGATCAGTACGCTGGAGGGCGCGGAACTGGCCGCCCAGGTCTCCCGCAGCAGCCGGCCCCTGGAGGTGGCGGGCCAGCACCTGTCCCGCCTGATCGTTTCCTACCGCTAG
- a CDS encoding flavin reductase family protein, giving the protein MQSLSAQETVDQGLAEPLPLREVMARFATGVIVLSVGGEHIHGMTANAFSSVSLNPPTVLCCVAHDAVMHKAIRSAGHFGVSVLGADQEALARYFADKKRPLGPKQFDGLDWHAGPVTRAPLLRGATAWLECELADAHDSGDHAIFIGDVVNAVRADEGSGLVFFGGGFRSIAAERS; this is encoded by the coding sequence ATGCAGTCCTTGTCCGCCCAGGAGACCGTCGACCAGGGCCTTGCCGAGCCGCTGCCGTTGCGTGAGGTGATGGCCCGCTTCGCGACCGGTGTGATCGTGCTGAGCGTAGGCGGCGAGCACATCCACGGCATGACCGCCAACGCCTTCAGCTCCGTCTCGCTGAATCCGCCCACCGTGCTGTGCTGCGTCGCGCACGACGCGGTCATGCACAAGGCCATCCGCTCCGCCGGACACTTCGGCGTGTCCGTGCTGGGGGCCGACCAGGAGGCGCTGGCCCGGTACTTCGCCGACAAGAAGCGACCGCTCGGACCGAAGCAGTTCGACGGTCTCGACTGGCATGCGGGCCCCGTCACCCGGGCTCCGCTGCTGCGCGGTGCGACCGCCTGGCTGGAGTGCGAGCTGGCCGACGCCCATGACTCCGGGGACCACGCCATCTTCATCGGCGACGTGGTCAACGCCGTGCGCGCCGACGAGGGGTCGGGGCTGGTGTTCTTCGGCGGAGGATTCCGCTCGATCGCCGCGGAGCGGTCATGA
- a CDS encoding flavin monoamine oxidase family protein, translating to MSSRPVSAPRHGTITSPGRRLFLKAAGATAFAGAIGVTPYTGSTAHATDGSTSDVIVIGAGYAGGTAARELAAQGLKVTVLEARSRIGGRVWTHTFAGQRIELGGGWVSPDHHLVASEMRRYGLTNVGDVVPVTSVMPATNGFQAMNPVDANAHLGTLFEQFYEGSREYFPRPSDPLYRADLLERIDQLSFTDRIAQLSMPDLDKKWLAGYFTAYTGNENSLRAMTSMAQWWALGGWTMEGWEKQTAYKPAAGMTALLQNMLATPGITLMLSSPVTAVADTSSGVQVQLVSGEVLKAGAVVVATPVNVWKTIRFSPGLPSAHIDATTEGVGVALSTKIWMQLSGSVDAVYAQGTEDSPLPLMIPQQELSGGGRLMIGFAGSSLDVADKAAVQAAVRTYIPGATIVSYYAQQWGADRYSRGGWGLRRPTQLLRQLPALKQPYGRLVFAGSDIASGWNGAFIEGAVETGLHAAQQVAELV from the coding sequence GAGTTCACGACCAGTTTCCGCACCTCGGCACGGCACCATCACGTCGCCGGGACGCCGTCTGTTCCTCAAGGCGGCCGGCGCCACCGCGTTCGCCGGGGCGATCGGCGTGACGCCCTACACCGGTTCCACCGCCCACGCGACGGACGGCTCCACATCCGACGTGATCGTGATAGGCGCCGGATACGCCGGCGGCACCGCCGCCCGGGAACTGGCCGCGCAGGGGCTGAAGGTGACGGTTCTGGAGGCCCGCAGCCGCATCGGCGGCCGTGTATGGACCCACACCTTCGCCGGGCAGCGCATCGAGCTTGGCGGCGGCTGGGTGAGTCCTGACCACCATCTGGTCGCCTCCGAGATGCGGCGCTACGGGCTGACCAATGTCGGTGACGTCGTGCCCGTCACCTCCGTCATGCCGGCCACCAACGGCTTCCAGGCGATGAACCCGGTGGACGCCAACGCGCACCTGGGCACCCTGTTCGAGCAGTTCTACGAGGGCTCCCGGGAGTACTTCCCCCGCCCATCCGACCCGCTGTACCGCGCGGACCTGCTCGAGCGGATCGACCAACTCTCCTTCACCGACCGCATCGCCCAGCTGTCGATGCCCGATCTGGACAAGAAGTGGCTCGCCGGCTACTTCACCGCCTACACCGGCAACGAGAACAGTCTCCGTGCCATGACGTCCATGGCCCAGTGGTGGGCCCTGGGCGGCTGGACCATGGAGGGTTGGGAGAAGCAGACCGCCTACAAGCCGGCCGCCGGCATGACGGCGCTGCTGCAGAACATGCTGGCCACTCCCGGTATCACTCTCATGCTGTCCTCACCGGTCACCGCGGTGGCCGACACCTCAAGCGGTGTCCAGGTCCAGCTCGTCAGTGGCGAGGTGCTCAAGGCCGGCGCCGTGGTGGTGGCGACGCCGGTGAACGTGTGGAAGACCATCCGGTTCAGCCCGGGGCTGCCCAGCGCCCACATCGACGCCACCACCGAGGGCGTGGGCGTCGCCCTGTCGACCAAGATCTGGATGCAGCTGAGCGGCAGCGTGGACGCGGTGTACGCGCAGGGCACCGAGGACTCCCCCCTGCCGCTGATGATCCCGCAGCAGGAGCTGTCCGGTGGCGGCCGACTCATGATCGGCTTCGCCGGTTCGTCCCTGGACGTGGCGGACAAGGCGGCGGTGCAGGCGGCCGTGCGCACCTACATACCGGGCGCCACCATCGTCAGCTACTACGCCCAGCAGTGGGGCGCCGACCGCTATTCCCGCGGCGGCTGGGGCCTGCGGCGTCCGACTCAACTGCTGCGACAGCTGCCCGCGCTCAAGCAGCCGTACGGCCGTCTGGTCTTCGCGGGCTCCGACATCGCCTCCGGCTGGAACGGCGCCTTCATCGAAGGTGCGGTGGAGACGGGACTGCACGCGGCGCAGCAGGTGGCCGAACTCGTCTGA